ATGATCTCACAACACAAGCAGGCCTATATTCGTGACTTCAGGAAgttcattgtgttttttttgttaaactgacaaaaaatgaataaaaaacaaatCATATCAAAACATTATTTCACAACAAGGCTATTCAAACAGagtgcagaaaaaacacacattacatgGTTTGTAGGATGAGCATTAAAACAGTAGGCTAATTACATTGTTGTCTATCATCACCCACGTTTGTGGCACACATGCTTATTCATGAAGGGGCAGATCTCAGTCTTACACCCCCAGCACTTCTCTGtagtgtgcttcaactgtgtctCTTCACCGCAGGCCTTACATTTAATCATTTTTGGCCCCGCGTCTTGCTGCTGTGGCTGTTGCTGAATAAGCTGCTCCAGAGAGCTCTTGGTGGCACTGTCTGTGCAGTGGGCTATCCCCACCACAGTGAGCCGTTTTGGGTCCCACACACAGTCCTCCTCCAAGCCACCAGGCATAAAGGCACCGGCAGGCAGCCAGGCTGTGTGATACCCATGCTGTTGCCAGGTGGTTCGCATATTTTGGTTTTGCACATCAATCTTCTTCACCTTGCCAACTCTGACCCGCAGCTTCAAGACCACCTGCCCATAACCCATGGCCTTGTTGATGTCCCTGCTGCAGTACACCCCAGGGCCTAGCGTGCCTCCAAGGGAGGGCCGGAACCCAGACGATATGATGGCATTGGCACAGGTCTGGTCTGTGCCGTGGTACATAGTGTAGCCATGCTGTGACTTGGGCGCCTGGCCTGGCTTCAGTTGCCTGGATTTCTCACAGACGGCTTCCCATCCGCTGAATGCGATGGGCATGGTGGTGCCTGTGATGAGAAGACATTGTGTTCCCTGTAACTGTCAATCAATTAAATCAATCAAATGTTATATAGCACTATATCccaactaggcctacataattgaCTCACAGtgcttcacattcacacacacacacacacacacacacacacacacacacacacacacacacacacacacacacacacacacacacacacacacacacattcacagactggCTCTAGTGGCTACCATGTAAGGCCTAAAGTCAATTGTTCTGGGTTTAGTGAGAAAGCAAAacacttaaaataaaaaaaaactccacaACTGATCAATCTGTTTTCATTTATTATATCATGAATATAGGACCACACCTATCTGGTGTGGTTACAGGGTAACTAACATGCGCCAGAGCTGGAGAAGGCTATAACTGATGTCATTGTTCAAGCAAAAACTGAAGGCTAAAGAGGCACATACCTAACTCAAAAGCGTTTAATTATGCAAATTACTATCCTGATTAAAAATGTATGTTTTCCAAATGAGAAATGTACAATAAATAAAGTGAGCTGATGACTGGACTAGTGACAATCAATCGTGACTGGGTAAATGTGTGACAATCAAATGCCTTGGGTGGGCGGGGCAATGCGCTTCAACAACACAGGGAAACAGGTAGGAGTCACAGAATAGAATGAAAATAatgcgtgttttgttttaattAGCAATTTTAATGCTAGATTATCATTGTAAGATAATGGTCTACCAGATAAGATAGCAATAAAAGGTAAATTATATTTTACAAGGCTAAATACTTGCTCTTATCAGTAGGCTACTACCCCTGCAGTGGAAATTTAGTTTTAGCTAGTTTAACCTATCCCACATTTACTGTTAACAATGTCCTTGTGTATAATTAAGAAATGTGACCGTACCTATGGTGACGTTGATCAAAAAGAGCAGTGTGTGTAAAGCACCAACCTTCCGATGTCGGCCCTCTCGAATGTAGATCTCccaactttcactttcacttcactgtgCGTGCAACTCCTCCTAGCTGTATGGCAGTAATGTGGTCTTTGAACTCTGAACATGCTAATGAATAATACCGTAGTTTTACGCTGTCATTTAAAATGATCTTAACAGCATATCATAGCCTGCTGTAGACGCTATTTACAATGGAAGTTGTCAACatgtgaaatttaaaaaaaatagtctgTCCTTTAAACTCATAGGCTAACACGCAAATAAACATTTAGTTGAATTTGGTTTATATgaagactttattttagggaaAAGAAACTAATGACCACaggcatatatattttttaattaatgtTACTATTTCAGTAGCACAAAGCATTTGAGATAAGTCGAGATTACTGGGAACTAATTGCCCACTTTGCACTAAGGCCAGCAGTGTTCTAAGCAAATTAAAATAACCTACCAATAACAGCAACATTTAAATGTGACACACATAATTGCTGTGTGGCGATTATCCTTCTGAATGCAGGGCAGACCAGTTTAGGTtaggcctactatggcctttTAAATAATACAATTACTCTGTCATTTACTGGGACTCACTAgaacgacgccctttcggtacttaccgcttacgtcatacgaccctaaacctaaccctaaccctaaccttaaccctaaacctaaccctaaacctaaccctaaccttaaccctaaccctaaccttaaccctaaacctaaccctaaccttaaatcgcttgtttgaaatatttgattaccatgtgaagtcacgagagggcgtcaaactagtgggacccgtcatttactaggcctacatcatgtaTTCATGGTGCTAGGCCTCATGTATTCAGTTGTTTTTTCATACATGTTTCTGAACAGTGTAGCACACCATACAACAATAGTGGTTTATAATGCCAATTGTCAACATATAAGTCAAAGTCATACGATATGCATGGTAAATGGACTTTCATTTATAGAGCTTTCCTATACAATATACTATTATACTCTACAAACTCGTACAACTACCCAGTTAACGTGAACATGTGTATTCATTTATGgataggaaatcttttttttcctgGGAAAAGAAACGCTCGACCACAGGCACATTTTTGGCTTTTTTATTGGTGTTAGTATGTCAGTAGCACAAAGCATCTGATATCATTGAGATAGAGATTATTGGCAGCCATCGTTTGCCCACTTTGCACAAAGGTCAGCAGTATTCCAAAGCAAATGAAAAAATACCCCACCAAAAACAACAAACTGTACATGTGTCACATGTAATTACTGTGTGTAGAGATTCTTCTATGCATGGCTTATATGGTCCCAAGAGACTAGgcctacaggggtgcatttctcgaaaccatagttgctgactacgttagctactttgttctttgccatgcaatttcccatttggcaactacccaagttgctaactggctaacaaccatgctttcgagaaacgcacccctactTTTTTTAGTGCTGCCCTACTCAGAGAGAGTGCAGCGGTGTCAGGGTTTTCAAAGGGAGACCATCCCCGAAGGCAGACACAGGTGGAGGGAGAGCAGCAGCGGAGGGAGCAGAGGGagactgtgcatgaacacactgATGGCAGAGCAGGGCTCTAGCAGTTCTGTAAAGTCACAAGAGCAAAACATTAGTGCATGCTGTGCTTTATGACATGACAGAGGCAGCATATAATTGTAGTGTGAGATAcaccagatagatagatagatagatagatagatagatagatagatagatagatagatagatagatagatagatagatagatagatagatagatagatagagacacaaaagggtcagttgtgcaGGCCCATTCGGggagggcccagaatcgggtactcattacattgtacacagggaagctgacaggtggggacaaaaGTGGTCAGTTTAATTGAGGATTGACCGATCCATGCAAAAGGGGTCGTGACTTGGGATCGGCcaattgggccctcattatattgaatgtattgatttgaggggccctttcaaatggcccgccaaagctgtcagcggctgttatggtactgtatgtatagggtggggggccctttcagatgactttgtcctgggccccagccAACACCATCAGTGGCCCTGATGGCAGCTTCCCTCTTACCTGGCTCAATGAAAACAGACTCCAGGTTTCCGTAGATCTTGCACAGGAAGGTGGTGTTCTCCGACACGGTGTAGTCGGTGATGGTGAGCCGGATGGCGTCGGTGTCCAGGAGCTCGGCGTACGCCTTGTCCCGCCGGAACTTGTCGTCGGCCATGATGCCCGAGACGTTGGTGTTGATGATGGTCTCCTTGCCCCCCCGGGCCATGGAGAACTCGTAGTCCAGGCGCATGGAGCTCGGTGTGGTGTTCACCTGGCAGTCCACGCGCAGGTCGTTATCCTCCTCCTGGCACACCGTGATCTGGCCGACCACGAAGGCCACAGAGACTGGAAAGAAATGGCGCTTtattgacgcttttatccaaagcagcttacaCGTTATTtgttacatggtattggttacagtccctggagcattgtggagTTAATAAGCAAAGTCTACAATAACTGGAAAGGCATCACgcatgtcttgctcaagggcaattcagccTAGATGAGGGTGATATGACAAACAACCTACATTCTTCCAACATTCTTTCTACTGGTAAAGGATTCGAACCACTTTTCGTCTTTTAGCTCATGACTGCCCACGAAGAGAGGAAAGTGCCATAAACCAGTTGGTTTCCATAAAGAGTGGACCAAGGTCAGCTACCAGCACATCAGACATTGCTCTTTAACAGCACGTCATACCATCTCACCATAATCTTATCTCTATCTTAAAAGCCACAAACACAAAATTCTCAGCCTTTGATCAATATAAGCCTGCTCGCCTATCAAAACTTTGCCAATGTTTGTTGTCACACACTATAAGTAGCTTATTTTGATCTCATCTTGGCAACGTCTTAACTAAAATAAATCATCCGCTGCCAATGGTTTTGATAAAGGTCATTGTcatgtgtacatgtttgtcaTGACATGTAGGCTATTCACTCAGTGGGAATCGGCCTTTAGTACAACAGTACTTAGTGATAAGAGCAATAACAAGGGGAAGAAAGACACAAGAGATAGCAGGCTGATAACAACACGGTTTTTGTTTGGCAACATAATGCACTACATTACATCTCATGTAGCTGAATACTTCCATCCAAAGTGTTCCAGTAATGACTAAGCCACTGACCCAAAGGAGCCGTGCGCGATATGAAGCACTAAAATCAATCTAGGACTGGGCTCTATTTAATTCCCTCTGAGAGAGCAGTAGGTCTATTTCATTCATGGAGGTAGATTGGACTGTATTGTACATCAATTATCCTTGCACACTGAATCTTTTCCACTTAAACCCACATGAATTCCGCTCTTCCATGTGTTTTCAATCAGAACTGCTTCAGTACTGTTTATTTGCCCTTAAAGAtagaatatgtattttttttcagtaatttaTTCCCAGAATTGAtgcacattcacaaatattacctttccatgtattatatttattaccaccagcataaattaataattattatttgaaTGACCTGTCATCTATGGCTGCAAAAcatactttggtcagaccagtaaatagtCATTAAAGATTAAGTTTGTGATTGGGCATcatacattttggaaaaaaataacagagTAAAACCCTACATTTAATGAAGATTATTTTGGGAAGCACCAGTTAATAGTCAGCCCCAGTTTGAAGGAAAAAACAGTCAGATCTCAGCGTATCATAACAAGGTCAGACATGTCAAAAATAGTTTTGTTGATGATTGAGACTGAGAAGAAGCATAACCATTTGGGGAAACTGCATTTGTTCCAGTTCTTACATTTCTTTTCACTATTTCCATGGTTATATGAAATACAGACAGCAACTGCGCACCTTGTGGTGCTGAGGTCACCACCAACTGGTCGTAACTGCTGCACGCTTTCCATGACTATACTGTATGACGTATGCAATAACATTACTCAAACAACACGTTCTAGCCAAGAGCACATCTCACCTCCAAGTACCAGAGCATGGACAAGCCAGGTGGTCCACATGATTCACAATCTGtttggagaaaagagagaaaataggcAGACAAAAAATGACACTCAGTATGTGATGTATCACAGTGTTGCCCTTGCAGGCCagtcacagtcagtcagtcagcatgGCATCTGTGTACAGAAAGTTCTGGAAGCATCATGCCCTTGACCAAGACAGGAGAGATTGTAAACAAATGGAGGTTGCAACACTGGCTCCACCTATGGGTCTCCTTGGGTAGGgcagcatggctgtgtgtgtgatggtgcttCATCCAGGACAGCCAGCAGCAAGCCACCCCTCCCGCCTTCACTTGTCTCGCTGCAGTGCAGAGGAAGCAAGCCGTGCACGTCCCACTGTCAACTTGCTTCTGCCCCATCAGCAGGACATATGCTGAAGGTTGTTGTTCATTAGCAACAACAACCATACCCATGCACACATATTAGCCTATATACTACTAGAGGATAAAGCATTCAAATGCATAGCCACTGTAGCATCAGTCATGCTGTGTCCTATGCTATGCTCTCAGTCAGAATAGTGTAAATACTAAAGCATTTCAAAACTCAGATTCCCCCCCATGTAAGACCTACGGTATAGACACTGTTATTATCTACGTCACGAATGACCGCACAGAGTATCTCATCTGCGCAGCATCCCTCTCCAactcacagacacataaacaaccTTTCCCATGCTGCACCTGCCTTAGACTCGCAGTACCCCCTGTCAGCAGCATCCTCAAAGTGCACCATCATAACAAAAGCAATAGTGTAAACTAAATCACTTCAGCTTAGGCATCAATGCTTACCTTACTGAGTCCTTACTGTATGATGCTGTTGTGATGAGGTTGTTGGtgattgtggtggtgatggtgttggtggtggtggtggtggcccccCCTCCAACAGTGTGGTGCTGCTGACGCGAAGCCGGCCGGTGCTTCACTGGCTCAGCCCTGCTGAGGCGTCTGCGTGCACTGCCCTGCACGAGGATACCACGCACTGCTATAAGAACAGGGGAGCacgggaggagggaggagggaggaggaggaggagagaggagcaacgAGGAGGGAGGGGCTGCCAGCTGGCTGACTggtgggcagggttgccagataaagAGGTTTCCTGTCCAATTGGGCTATTTAGGATGGCAATCTGcaggtaaaaaaaatatgtttataaAAATATTGTGCTGGTTTTTGTGCAGATGTATgctgatagaaatcagtagaatttagCTCAAATTGGGCATGATTTGGTGCCTCTGCTCTAACCAGTTTCTGAGCATTTATCGGACTGGAAACCATCAGTCATATCTGGCAACTGTGTggtgggctgcctgcctgcctggctggatggctggatggatggatggatgaatgggcgAGTGGGATGGGTGGAGTCCTTTTGTCCTTTTGCAAAACAATGGCATACTGATATCCATATCTCAGACATTGGCATACTGATGTACAGATATGAAACATGAAATGAAGCAGCTGCTTTGTTTCTTTGGACAGAATGTCTTCTTTTTGAGGGTGTCCAATCAGAATGAAGACTTTTTACTCTATAGGTTACTTCCTGTTACAAAGCAGGTCTGCCTTTTGGACAGACACAAAATGGTTTTGGATATCTCTGCCCAGAAAGAATGTCTAAATAACTTAGTTTTGTACATAAACTGAGGGACTAAGGGGTTCCATATGCCTTTTTTTTCAGCAAATGGAAGTGCAATACAGTCAATTCACTTTGCACTGCACAATGCATATcaggttttaattttttttcatggATCAGTGTAGTCTTGGTGTTGTTCTTGGATTGCAAATCGTGTACAAGTTTATATTCAGTCTGAAATGGCGTCATAAGACATAAATGCTGTCATGGCAAAGCACTGGTTTCTGTTTGCTTGTGACACTCAGCAATCTGCACCTACGTCGTAATGCCAACTCATGtctttaggccagtgtttcccaaccttttttgtcttgcgtaccccctaagcctttttgtcatgtcataagtaccccctcactcatacttctgtatctcttcctctatcccagtgtgttccatacatttgttatcattacattacactttccccacgtaccccctgtagtgtgctcgcgtacccctagtggtacacgtacccctggttgggaaacactgctttaggcaACATTCGGCAATGTTGTgctgtgaatgttttttttctctctcttttttttaaactgtatttACATTTTGCAAGGTGCTGGGAGCTGGACCATAGAACGACATCAGAGACGAGAGCCTATCAGAGTGACATtgacatagttttttttttctttgtccttCACATTGCACACCACACCATTATGTACAAATGAAAATGGCACCGGCTTATGAAATCGTGTTTCCATAAAAGACATACTGTAAGTTCTGTGTGCAACTTGAACTACTATAATTAGGACTTCTTCAAAGGTCTTCAACCTTTCATTCCAAATCTTTCCTTAACTACAGGGCTGTGTGTACGTCAGCGACAATTACCTGCCACTGATAGCATATAcaattgttgggttttttttttctagaaaaTGCTGAATGTTTGCCAAACAAATGCATAAGCCTCGTggttaaaggagaattctgatcaatttcaacatgcagttgtattgctatTGCTAAACCATTGAGTTATCAGTACCCGaagtattttttttgttcagctaTTTCGGAGACCCTGGCCACCTAATGGGGTATGggtttattttcattattttcaacTTAGCAAATATCACCCAAGACACTTTAAACAATATGTATAAACAAACCTATGCCCCCATTAACTAGCCGGAATCTTAGTAAGGGCAGAACAAAAAAGGCTGTGTCTTTgtgtactgacaagttaagggtacAGTAGCATGAACAattcaactgcatgttgaaactggGATTCCCCTTTAATCTTTCATTCAAAATCTGTCCTGACCTGATGATAGAGACTCAAGAGACTGGTGGGATCTCTGAAGTACAGGGGGCGGGGCTATGAGCTGCTGACCACACTTCCTGACCATGTGATCAATGTGGTCCAGCGGCTCCAAAagaactccactccactccactgtctATTCAGTATGTTTAGTTTTATTGGAGTCTGGTCAAGCCAAATTCAAATTTCAATCATCAATCATCTGTGCGAATGGCTGATACACAGATTTTTTACAAGTGCTTTCTGACTTGGCTGACTTGTGTTAAATTCACGGTTTTTGACCTGCAGAGCAGCTGCAGGAGTGACATTTCTTCCATTAGGTCCAACCATTTGTTTTTCAgctatttgttttttgtgtgtcatttATGTACACATGGTCTTGGCTTGGCACTGCCTCAACATCTAATCTCTCTTCTAtggactgcgtgcgtgtgtgcatacctgcgtgcgtgtgtgcatcagcGTATGAGCCATAAGTAAACACTATTACATTCAGAATTTTAACAGGGAGCATTATTTTAGCTAAATCAAAGGATTCTTGTCACACAGAAATAAAATCAATACATCACTGACCACACCACTTTCAAGGGGCCATATATAAGAAGTGTGAGAGCAAAGGAGCCAAAGTGTCCAagtagactgacagacagaccccATCCAGTAGGACTAATTGGAGTGAGCAACCAGCCTCTGAAAGTGTCATTATAATAAATGCCAATGCGCTACAAAAAAAGGCAGCAGCACGTGAAGTGATATTTTTTGTATTGATTTTGTGGGCTATAAATTACAACCAACTGCTGACCTCCGGCTAACTTTGTGCTTACTCCAGGAAATGCTTGCCCAGCACCTACAAAAGGAGAGAAATTGTAGACCTTTCCAGAACAAAATGTTTCTCAGTTTGTTTTCTGCATTAAACATTGGGTAACAGCCCTTAACCATTAATAATATCACAACGTGGAGATATGTAATAACTTATTAATGACACAATATGCATGTTGTATATGTTATATGTAAGCACTGTTTCtactatttatttgtttttatattGCATGTATTAGATCTCATGTTACATGTGTTATGTGTTTATAGGTGAAATGTAAggtcgccctctctctcttgaaCTGCAAAACCtacgctgccctacaaaggcgaaGTGAGGCAAGTACACTAACATTGAAAACaagaaaaaatgccttcaaagtattggtattcgGTTGGATATTGAagttactgcaaatttcataGCGATATCTCTAAAGCCGGACACAATTAAACCATAAGGCTTTGcaggataaaggaggtgttatcaAGACCATTCAGTGAAAATGAAAGTaacagcccaactgggaaactccaactcccattgtcattgagacagcactccacagtacacaagtaaacacttcacacaacgaaattgcatttatgcctcactcatgcaagggggcaacccccaatggcgcctgaggGCAGctgtgcagtgggacggtaccatgcttaagATACCGCAGTCAGAGTATTAGGAGgaggagtattatccagtctctctgccgcAGTCTAAACAcaattttgaaaaaaagaaaatggagctCTAGGGCAAGGGTACAGTTAAAGTAACCGGAACCTGAAAAAGCTATGCGCAACATTTCAGCACAAATTCTGCTCACCTACAGGCTACAGGTAGGTTGCTGAAGGTTTCAGCACAGTATTTCATGTACCGGTAGGCCTATCGGACTGGCTATTGCTGGATTTTACACTAGAACAAGTGATGTAGGCCAATAGCTTGGGTAACATTTATTAATTTGCTCACAGGTGAGGTAAATCTAAAATATTAGAAATATTATCTAAAGCTTGATGGAAAGCTGGATTCACACCTGATCTGATCTCGACATGCtggatctgtaaacaaactacaAGCTTCTGTGTATCTTATATAttgccctctttctttctgtggtTTGGATCCCAAACTCAAGCGTGGCTATCAGTGTGGATTCccatgctgtccttcagatcAGAATGAGCACACAAGGCAGCATGGAAATCCCAGGGCAACCTACATTGGCTACTATA
This window of the Engraulis encrasicolus isolate BLACKSEA-1 chromosome 7, IST_EnEncr_1.0, whole genome shotgun sequence genome carries:
- the LOC134453171 gene encoding gig2-like protein DreN; the protein is MPIAFSGWEAVCEKSRQLKPGQAPKSQHGYTMYHGTDQTCANAIISSGFRPSLGGTLGPGVYCSRDINKAMGYGQVVLKLRVRVGKVKKIDVQNQNMRTTWQQHGYHTAWLPAGAFMPGGLEEDCVWDPKRLTVVGIAHCTDSATKSSLEQLIQQQPQQQDAGPKMIKCKACGEETQLKHTTEKCWGCKTEICPFMNKHVCHKRG